A genomic stretch from Bacteroidota bacterium includes:
- a CDS encoding SMP-30/gluconolactonase/LRE family protein yields the protein MPVLSLDRASVFYDGLDHPECVAVHPDGSVWAGGEAGQIYRLDADGTHAEEIVNTGGFVLGIAFSPDASWLAACDLKKQCVWHLDLATHALTEFARGPEDGAPFSIPNFPAFASDGTLYVSDSGAFRDVSGRVLAFDASGRGRVWHAGPFNFANGLALAPDEQALYVVCSWLPGVERVEILEDGTAGARSEIVVLPETVPDGLAFDAEGNLYVSCYAPSRIYRVPPGGSAPEVFLDDWEAHTLGNPTNVAFGGPNFEHLFAANLGRWHLTRIEAGVRGAPLACRRTP from the coding sequence ATGCCTGTCCTCTCCCTCGACCGCGCCTCGGTCTTCTACGACGGCCTCGACCACCCGGAGTGCGTCGCGGTCCACCCGGACGGCTCGGTGTGGGCCGGCGGCGAGGCCGGGCAGATCTACCGGCTCGACGCCGACGGGACGCACGCCGAAGAGATTGTCAACACGGGCGGCTTTGTGCTCGGGATCGCCTTCAGCCCCGACGCCTCGTGGCTGGCCGCCTGCGACCTGAAGAAGCAGTGCGTCTGGCACCTCGACCTCGCCACGCATGCGCTGACCGAGTTCGCCCGGGGGCCCGAGGACGGCGCGCCGTTTAGCATCCCCAACTTCCCTGCCTTCGCCTCGGACGGCACCCTCTACGTCTCCGACAGCGGAGCCTTCCGCGACGTCAGCGGGCGCGTCCTCGCCTTCGATGCAAGCGGGCGCGGACGGGTCTGGCATGCCGGGCCGTTCAACTTCGCCAACGGCCTCGCCCTGGCTCCTGACGAGCAGGCGCTCTACGTCGTGTGCTCGTGGCTGCCCGGCGTCGAGCGCGTCGAGATTCTGGAGGACGGTACGGCGGGAGCACGTAGCGAAATAGTCGTGCTCCCCGAGACCGTGCCAGACGGTCTGGCTTTCGATGCCGAGGGCAACCTGTACGTCTCCTGCTACGCGCCGTCGCGCATCTACCGCGTCCCTCCCGGCGGGAGTGCCCCCGAGGTGTTCCTAGACGACTGGGAGGCGCACACGCTGGGCAACCCGACCAACGTGGCTTTCGGCGGCCCCAACTTCGAGCATCTCTTCGCGGCCAATCTCGGCCGGTGGCACCTGACGCGGATCGAGGCCGGCGTGCGCGGCGCTCCGCTCGCCTGCCGCCGTACCCCCTGA
- the thrS gene encoding threonine--tRNA ligase, protein MQITLPDGSVRDLPDGSSGHDLAQAISPGLARAALAVRVDGEVRDLHRPLPDGATVSILTWDSDEGKGAFWHSTAHLMAEALEALHPGVQFGIGPAIDNGFYYDVDLSRTDIDTLSPEDLEAIEAKMKALAKEDNRYERRAVSKQEALDYFGEKGDAYKLELIEELEDGTITFYRQGNFVDLCRGPHIPSTKPIKYPKLLSIAGAYWRGDESRPQLTRIYGVSFPKLSMLEEHLEKLELARQRDHRKLGRELGLFMFSNRVGPGLPMWLPKGAVLRETLIDFLKAEQLRRGYEPVVTPHIGRLDLFRTSGHYPYYADSQFPPMLERGGAALPHGEHPSERSREGHEDEEGYLLKPMNCPHHVQIYDHTPHSYRDLPVRLVEFGTVYRYEQSGELGGLTRVRGFTQDDGHIFCTPDQVKGEFKDVIDLTLTVLRALDFTDFTAQVSLRDPANTDKYIGDPAQWDAAEQAIREAAAEVGLEAVEEEGEAAFYGPKLDFMVKDALGRAWQLGTVQLDYNLPERFDLTYVDENDDRVRPVMIHRAPFGSLERFIGVLIEHTGGDFPVWLAPTQVKILPVSDAFNDYGRTVLDQLRAAGLRAELDDRSEKVGRKIRDAEVAKTPYMLIVGAKEEEAGTVGVRRHGEGDRGAVPTADFIGQTQAEIAEALGR, encoded by the coding sequence ATGCAGATTACCCTCCCCGACGGTTCCGTCCGCGACCTCCCCGACGGCAGCAGCGGTCACGACCTCGCCCAGGCCATCTCGCCCGGCCTCGCCCGCGCCGCGCTCGCCGTCCGCGTCGACGGCGAGGTGCGCGACCTCCACCGCCCGCTCCCAGACGGCGCGACGGTCTCGATCCTGACCTGGGACTCGGACGAGGGCAAGGGGGCCTTCTGGCACTCGACGGCCCACCTCATGGCCGAGGCGCTCGAAGCGCTCCACCCCGGCGTGCAGTTCGGCATCGGCCCGGCCATCGACAACGGGTTCTACTACGACGTCGACCTCAGCCGGACGGACATCGACACGCTCTCGCCCGAAGATCTCGAGGCGATCGAGGCGAAGATGAAGGCGCTCGCGAAGGAGGACAACCGCTACGAGCGCCGCGCCGTCTCGAAGCAGGAGGCGCTCGACTACTTCGGCGAGAAGGGCGACGCCTACAAGCTCGAACTGATCGAGGAGCTGGAGGACGGGACGATCACGTTCTACCGGCAGGGCAACTTCGTCGACCTCTGCCGCGGGCCGCACATCCCGAGCACGAAGCCGATCAAGTACCCCAAGCTGCTGAGCATCGCGGGGGCGTACTGGCGCGGCGACGAGTCGCGCCCACAGCTCACGCGCATCTACGGCGTCAGCTTCCCGAAGCTTTCGATGCTGGAGGAGCACCTCGAAAAACTCGAACTCGCCCGGCAGCGCGACCACCGCAAACTCGGACGCGAGCTTGGCCTGTTCATGTTCTCGAACCGCGTCGGGCCGGGCCTGCCGATGTGGCTCCCGAAAGGCGCTGTCCTCCGCGAGACGCTCATCGACTTCCTCAAGGCCGAGCAGCTCCGCCGCGGCTACGAGCCGGTCGTCACCCCGCACATCGGGCGGCTCGACCTCTTCCGCACGAGCGGGCACTACCCGTACTACGCCGACAGCCAGTTCCCGCCGATGCTGGAGCGCGGCGGCGCGGCGCTCCCCCACGGCGAGCACCCGTCCGAGCGCTCGCGCGAGGGCCACGAGGACGAGGAGGGCTACCTCCTCAAGCCGATGAACTGCCCGCACCACGTCCAGATCTACGACCACACGCCGCACTCCTACCGCGACCTCCCGGTCCGGCTCGTGGAGTTCGGGACGGTCTACCGCTACGAGCAGTCGGGCGAGCTGGGCGGCCTCACGCGCGTCCGCGGCTTCACCCAGGACGACGGCCACATCTTCTGCACGCCCGACCAGGTCAAGGGCGAGTTCAAGGACGTCATCGACCTGACCCTGACCGTGCTCCGCGCGCTCGACTTCACGGACTTCACGGCGCAAGTCTCGCTCCGCGACCCGGCCAACACCGACAAGTACATCGGCGACCCGGCGCAGTGGGACGCTGCCGAGCAGGCCATCCGGGAAGCCGCGGCTGAGGTTGGCCTGGAGGCGGTCGAGGAGGAGGGCGAGGCCGCCTTCTACGGGCCGAAGCTCGACTTCATGGTCAAGGACGCCCTCGGCCGCGCGTGGCAACTCGGGACCGTCCAGCTCGACTACAACCTCCCCGAGCGCTTCGACCTGACCTACGTCGACGAGAACGACGACCGCGTCCGGCCGGTGATGATCCACCGCGCCCCGTTCGGAAGCCTGGAGCGCTTCATCGGCGTGCTCATCGAGCACACCGGCGGCGACTTCCCCGTCTGGCTCGCCCCGACGCAGGTCAAGATTCTCCCCGTCTCGGACGCCTTCAACGACTACGGCCGGACCGTCCTCGACCAGCTTCGCGCCGCCGGTCTCCGAGCCGAGCTCGACGACCGGAGCGAGAAAGTGGGCCGCAAGATCCGCGACGCCGAAGTGGCGAAGACGCCCTACATGCTGATCGTCGGCGCGAAGGAAGAGGAGGCTGGCACCGTCGGCGTCCGCCGCCACGGCGAGGGTGACCGCGGCGCCGTGCCGACCGCCGACTTCATCGGGCAAACCCAGGCCGAGATCGCCGAAGCATTAGGTCGCTGA
- a CDS encoding VOC family protein translates to MPRHHTIDYTEFAVRDLAEAKRFYRDAFGWQFTDYGPAYAGIQGTDGEVGGMEETDALRTGGPLVILYSNDLEASLGAVRAAGGTVTKEPFDFPGGRRFHFADPSGNELAVWTEA, encoded by the coding sequence ATGCCCAGGCACCACACCATCGACTACACCGAGTTCGCCGTCCGCGACCTCGCCGAGGCGAAACGGTTTTACCGCGACGCCTTTGGCTGGCAGTTTACCGACTACGGCCCGGCCTACGCCGGCATCCAGGGCACCGACGGCGAGGTGGGCGGAATGGAAGAGACCGACGCCCTGCGGACCGGCGGGCCGCTCGTGATCCTCTACTCCAACGACCTGGAGGCCAGCCTCGGTGCCGTCCGGGCGGCGGGCGGGACGGTCACCAAAGAGCCGTTCGACTTCCCCGGCGGCCGCCGCTTCCACTTCGCCGACCCGAGCGGGAACGAGCTCGCCGTCTGGACGGAGGCGTAG
- the fabF gene encoding beta-ketoacyl-ACP synthase II, with translation MDPFPPGRRVVVTGLGALTPIGLTAATFWEAMMRGESGAAPITHFDPEPFATTFACELKGFDAADHLDRKEARRLDAFSQYALVAADQALADAGLDAASLSEAEKQKVGVVFGSGIGGMKLFQDQVIEFHENGPRRLSPFFVPYMILDIAPGLIAMRHGFQGPNYATVSACATSNNAIGDAFMLIRNGMANTVVCGGTEAPVTRIGVGGFAAMRALSTRNDEPATASRPFDATRDGFVMGEGAGALVLESLERATERGATIYAELTGFGMSADAYHISAPHPEGAGARLAMQMALDTSGIEAGDVDYLNMHGTSTPLGDVAETEAIKKVFGEHAYAMNLSSTKSMTGHLLGAAGAIEAIASIYAVQHNRIPPTINFEHPDERCDLDYTFNEPVEREVTVAVSNAFGFGGHNTTLVFRKFEG, from the coding sequence ATGGACCCCTTCCCCCCCGGCCGCCGCGTCGTCGTCACCGGCCTCGGCGCGCTCACCCCCATCGGCCTGACCGCTGCGACGTTCTGGGAGGCGATGATGCGCGGCGAGAGCGGCGCGGCCCCCATCACCCACTTCGACCCCGAGCCGTTCGCAACGACCTTCGCGTGCGAGCTCAAAGGCTTCGACGCGGCTGACCACCTCGACCGCAAGGAGGCCCGCCGCCTCGACGCCTTCTCGCAGTACGCCCTCGTCGCGGCGGACCAGGCCCTCGCCGATGCGGGCCTCGACGCGGCTTCGCTCTCGGAGGCGGAGAAGCAGAAAGTCGGCGTCGTCTTCGGGTCGGGGATCGGCGGGATGAAGCTGTTCCAGGACCAGGTGATCGAGTTCCACGAGAACGGCCCGCGCCGCCTCTCGCCGTTCTTCGTGCCCTACATGATCCTCGACATCGCGCCCGGCCTGATCGCCATGCGGCACGGCTTCCAGGGGCCGAACTACGCGACGGTCAGCGCGTGCGCGACGAGCAACAACGCCATCGGCGACGCCTTCATGCTGATCCGCAACGGCATGGCGAACACCGTCGTCTGCGGCGGTACCGAAGCGCCCGTCACCCGGATCGGCGTCGGCGGCTTCGCCGCGATGCGCGCGCTCTCGACCCGCAACGACGAGCCCGCGACGGCGAGCCGCCCGTTCGACGCGACGCGCGACGGGTTCGTGATGGGCGAGGGGGCTGGCGCGCTCGTGCTCGAAAGCCTGGAGCGCGCCACCGAGCGCGGCGCGACCATCTACGCCGAGCTGACCGGCTTCGGGATGAGCGCCGACGCCTACCACATCTCGGCCCCCCACCCCGAGGGGGCCGGCGCGCGCCTCGCCATGCAGATGGCGCTCGACACGAGCGGCATCGAGGCCGGGGACGTGGACTACCTCAACATGCACGGCACCTCGACCCCGCTCGGCGACGTGGCCGAGACCGAGGCGATTAAGAAGGTGTTCGGCGAGCACGCCTACGCGATGAACCTCTCGTCCACCAAGAGCATGACCGGCCACCTCCTCGGGGCCGCCGGGGCCATCGAGGCGATTGCGTCGATCTACGCCGTGCAGCACAACCGCATCCCGCCGACGATCAACTTCGAGCACCCGGACGAGCGCTGCGACCTCGACTACACGTTCAACGAGCCGGTCGAGCGCGAGGTCACCGTCGCCGTCTCCAACGCCTTCGGCTTCGGCGGTCACAACACGACACTCGTCTTCCGCAAGTTCGAAGGGTAA
- a CDS encoding acyl carrier protein: protein MADTKARVTSIIVEKLGVDESDITESASFQDDLGADSLDTVELIMEFEKEFNMTIPDEDAEKIATVGDAINYVEANHTA from the coding sequence ATGGCTGACACCAAAGCCCGCGTCACCTCCATCATCGTCGAGAAGCTCGGCGTGGACGAAAGCGACATCACCGAATCCGCCTCCTTCCAGGACGACCTCGGCGCCGACTCCCTCGACACCGTCGAACTCATCATGGAGTTCGAGAAGGAGTTCAACATGACCATTCCCGACGAGGATGCCGAGAAGATCGCCACCGTCGGCGACGCCATCAACTACGTCGAAGCTAACCACACGGCGTAG
- the metK gene encoding methionine adenosyltransferase translates to MVYLFTSESVSEGHPDKVSDQISDALLDAFLEGDAASRCAIETLCTTGLVVVSGEVTSGTYVDVQEVARRTIEEIGYTDPALRFDARSCGVLVTIHEQSGDIAQGVDEDTGLHDDQGAGDQGLMFGYATNETEEMMPLALVCAHGLVKELARIRKAGEVMPYLRPDSKSQVTVEYEDDRRTVRRIHTVVLSTQHDDDVTLRQIEADIREHLLPAVLPADLLDDDLILHVNPTGRFVVGGPHGDTGLTGRKIIVDTYGGKGAHGGGAFSGKDPSKVDRSAAYAARHVAKNIVAAELAEEVLVQVAYAIGVAEPVSIDVTTYGTGAVSDAALVAAVRDTFDLRPQALIRRLDLLRPIYRPTAAYGHFGRPDVSWEKLDGAEALRQAASSLA, encoded by the coding sequence ATGGTCTACCTCTTCACGTCCGAGTCCGTCTCCGAAGGGCACCCGGACAAAGTCTCCGACCAGATCTCCGACGCCCTCCTCGACGCGTTCCTCGAAGGCGACGCCGCCAGCCGCTGCGCCATCGAGACGCTCTGCACGACGGGCCTCGTGGTCGTCTCCGGCGAGGTGACGAGCGGGACCTACGTCGACGTGCAGGAGGTGGCGCGCCGGACGATTGAGGAGATCGGCTACACCGACCCCGCGCTCCGGTTCGACGCCCGCTCGTGCGGCGTCCTCGTCACGATCCACGAGCAGAGCGGCGACATCGCGCAGGGCGTGGACGAGGACACCGGCCTCCACGACGACCAGGGCGCCGGCGACCAGGGGCTGATGTTCGGCTACGCGACGAACGAGACCGAGGAGATGATGCCGCTCGCGCTCGTCTGCGCTCACGGCCTCGTCAAAGAGCTCGCCCGGATCCGCAAGGCGGGCGAGGTGATGCCCTACCTCCGGCCCGACTCCAAGAGCCAGGTCACGGTCGAGTACGAGGACGACCGCCGCACCGTCCGCCGCATCCACACCGTCGTCCTCTCGACCCAGCACGACGACGACGTGACGCTGAGGCAGATCGAGGCCGACATCCGCGAGCACCTCCTCCCGGCCGTCCTCCCGGCGGACCTGCTCGACGACGACCTCATTCTCCACGTCAACCCGACGGGCCGGTTCGTGGTCGGCGGGCCGCACGGGGACACGGGCCTGACCGGGCGCAAGATCATCGTCGACACCTACGGCGGCAAGGGGGCTCACGGCGGCGGCGCGTTCTCCGGCAAGGACCCCTCGAAGGTGGACCGGAGCGCGGCCTACGCCGCCCGGCACGTCGCCAAGAACATCGTCGCGGCGGAGCTTGCCGAGGAAGTCCTCGTCCAGGTCGCCTACGCCATCGGCGTCGCCGAGCCGGTCTCGATCGACGTGACGACCTACGGCACCGGGGCCGTCTCCGACGCCGCGCTCGTCGCCGCCGTGCGCGACACCTTCGACCTCCGCCCGCAGGCGCTCATCCGCCGCCTCGACCTCCTCCGCCCGATCTACCGGCCGACAGCCGCCTACGGACACTTCGGACGCCCCGACGTTTCGTGGGAGAAGCTGGACGGCGCGGAGGCACTCCGGCAGGCCGCCAGCAGCCTGGCCTAG
- a CDS encoding adenosylhomocysteinase — MDHKEGRYKVADLSLADAGRMRIEWAESRMPVLMKLRDEFSQSKPFEGYKITGCLHVTKETAVLIETLKACGAEVAWSGCNPLSTNDEVAAALAAGPKGDGDGVEIYAWYGQDTEAFYWCIDRTIDKTPHTTLDDGADLIFRVHSAFPEKAADIIGGSEETTTGVHRLRAMADDGKLGYPVYAVNDAETKWDFDNVYGTGQSTLDGILRASSVLVAGKNFVVAGYGHCGRGVAMRAAGMGANVIITEVKPTAALKATLDGFRVMTMEQAAREGDIFVTATGMKDVIRGEHFVTMKEGAIVCNTGHYDVELNLKELAEASSDTRMIRTDNREYTLDNGKKIYVLADGRLVNLAAAEGHPSEVMDMSFANQFQAHLELIKAHEAGETMDNTVLDLPEELDQQIARVKLETLGLEIDRLTDEQVTYATDYSAGT; from the coding sequence ATGGACCACAAAGAAGGACGTTACAAGGTCGCCGACCTCTCGCTCGCCGACGCCGGCCGCATGCGGATCGAGTGGGCCGAGAGCCGGATGCCGGTGCTGATGAAGCTCCGCGACGAGTTCTCCCAGAGCAAGCCGTTCGAGGGCTACAAGATCACCGGCTGCCTCCACGTCACGAAGGAGACCGCCGTCCTCATCGAGACGCTCAAGGCGTGCGGGGCCGAGGTCGCCTGGAGCGGCTGCAACCCGCTCTCGACCAACGACGAGGTCGCGGCCGCCCTCGCTGCCGGGCCGAAAGGCGACGGCGACGGCGTCGAGATCTACGCCTGGTACGGTCAGGACACCGAGGCCTTCTACTGGTGCATCGACCGGACGATCGACAAGACGCCCCACACGACGCTCGACGACGGGGCCGACCTCATCTTCCGCGTCCACTCGGCCTTCCCCGAGAAGGCGGCCGACATCATCGGCGGCTCCGAGGAGACCACGACCGGCGTCCACCGCCTCCGCGCGATGGCCGACGACGGCAAGCTCGGCTACCCGGTCTACGCCGTCAACGACGCCGAGACGAAGTGGGACTTCGACAACGTCTACGGCACCGGGCAGTCCACGCTCGACGGCATCCTCCGCGCCTCGTCGGTCTTGGTGGCGGGCAAGAACTTCGTCGTCGCCGGCTACGGCCACTGCGGGCGCGGCGTCGCGATGCGCGCGGCCGGGATGGGGGCCAACGTCATCATCACCGAGGTCAAGCCGACGGCTGCGCTCAAGGCGACGCTCGACGGCTTCCGCGTGATGACGATGGAGCAGGCCGCGCGCGAGGGCGACATCTTCGTCACCGCGACCGGCATGAAGGACGTCATCCGCGGCGAGCACTTCGTCACGATGAAGGAGGGCGCGATCGTCTGCAACACGGGCCACTACGACGTGGAACTCAACCTCAAGGAGCTCGCCGAGGCGTCGAGCGACACGCGGATGATCCGCACCGACAACCGCGAGTACACCCTCGACAACGGCAAGAAGATCTACGTCCTCGCCGACGGTCGCCTCGTCAACCTCGCCGCCGCCGAAGGGCACCCCTCGGAGGTGATGGACATGAGCTTCGCCAACCAGTTCCAGGCCCACCTCGAACTGATCAAAGCCCACGAGGCCGGCGAGACGATGGACAACACCGTCCTCGACCTGCCGGAGGAGCTCGACCAGCAGATCGCGCGCGTGAAGCTGGAGACGCTGGGGCTGGAGATCGACCGCCTCACCGACGAGCAGGTGACCTACGCCACCGACTACTCGGCCGGCACCTGA
- a CDS encoding bacteriorhodopsin, whose protein sequence is MLPNVPFENFFSYDPMAYDMTAHILTLGYACMLAGLFYFVLTIKSVSPKYRISSVLSVVVMVSAFLLLYAQAQNWQTAFIFDEGANQYVRADGANIFTNGYRYLNWLIDVPMLLFQILFVINIAPDRFASYRNQFFFSGSMMVLTGYVGQYYEVSNATAFFVWGTISTLFFVHVLILMRKILKEGQQGMAPRAARVIDGIWTLFLVSWMLYPGAYLMPVITDMSSLIALDGGTGASGVGLLPLMEGDTAVVARSMTYTIADVTSKVIYGVLLTVAAQIRSEEEDGYREVAVA, encoded by the coding sequence ATGCTACCCAACGTCCCCTTCGAGAACTTCTTCTCGTACGACCCGATGGCCTACGACATGACGGCCCATATCCTCACGCTGGGGTATGCCTGCATGCTCGCCGGGCTGTTCTACTTCGTCCTCACCATCAAGAGCGTCTCGCCCAAGTACCGCATCTCGTCGGTGCTCTCGGTCGTGGTGATGGTCTCGGCGTTCCTGCTGCTCTACGCGCAGGCGCAGAACTGGCAGACCGCGTTCATCTTCGACGAGGGTGCCAACCAGTACGTCCGCGCCGACGGGGCCAACATCTTCACCAACGGCTACCGGTACCTCAACTGGCTCATCGACGTGCCGATGCTGCTCTTCCAGATCCTGTTCGTGATCAACATCGCCCCGGACCGGTTCGCGTCCTACCGCAACCAGTTCTTCTTCTCGGGCTCGATGATGGTCCTCACCGGGTACGTCGGGCAGTACTACGAGGTCTCCAACGCGACCGCGTTCTTCGTGTGGGGGACGATCTCGACGCTGTTCTTCGTGCATGTGCTCATCCTGATGCGCAAGATCCTCAAGGAAGGCCAGCAGGGCATGGCCCCGCGTGCGGCCCGCGTCATCGACGGCATCTGGACGCTATTCCTGGTCTCGTGGATGCTATACCCCGGTGCCTACTTGATGCCGGTCATCACGGACATGAGCAGCCTCATTGCGCTCGACGGTGGCACGGGTGCCTCCGGCGTTGGCCTCCTCCCGCTCATGGAGGGTGACACGGCTGTCGTCGCTCGCTCGATGACCTACACCATCGCCGACGTCACGTCGAAGGTGATCTACGGTGTGCTGCTAACCGTTGCAGCGCAGATCCGCAGCGAGGAGGAAGACGGGTACCGGGAAGTCGCTGTCGCCTAA